A single window of Tenericutes bacterium MZ-XQ DNA harbors:
- a CDS encoding tRNA pseudouridine(38-40) synthase TruA codes for MRYKAVVSYDGTRYHGFQSQKNALGIQQVIEKSFRLMTQTEIKIHSAGRTDKGVHAIAQVFHFDSDLNIDTDSWLRINDRLPLDIRVKSVVKVNEDFHARHSSVSKKYKYIIAKEPSSVFDANYEVYIRNLDIEPIKKAIPYFLGTHDYRGFCQLVKGKPTVKTIYSIDLKETKKHYIFTFHGNSFLKYMVRSMMGTLIQIGLHRKKPEIIKEILETKDRHLAGKTAESRGLYLLKIYYK; via the coding sequence ATGAGATATAAAGCAGTTGTAAGTTATGATGGCACAAGATACCACGGGTTTCAAAGCCAAAAAAACGCACTAGGCATCCAACAAGTGATTGAAAAATCATTTAGACTCATGACACAAACAGAAATCAAGATCCATAGTGCAGGAAGAACAGATAAAGGCGTTCATGCGATAGCCCAAGTATTTCATTTTGATAGCGATTTAAATATTGATACGGATAGTTGGTTAAGAATCAATGATCGCCTACCTTTAGATATACGAGTGAAGTCAGTTGTTAAAGTCAATGAAGATTTTCACGCTAGACATAGCTCTGTATCTAAAAAGTATAAATATATAATCGCTAAAGAGCCAAGTTCAGTTTTTGATGCAAATTACGAAGTTTATATAAGAAACCTAGATATTGAACCTATTAAAAAAGCAATTCCATATTTTTTAGGTACACATGATTATCGTGGGTTTTGCCAACTCGTAAAAGGCAAACCAACCGTAAAGACAATATATAGTATTGACTTAAAGGAAACTAAGAAACACTATATTTTTACATTTCACGGCAACAGTTTTCTAAAATACATGGTGAGATCAATGATGGGTACACTCATTCAAATTGGACTTCATCGAAAAAAGCCAGAAATCATTAAAGAAATCTTAGAGACAAAAGACCGACATTTAGCTGGTAAAACAGCTGAATCTAGAGGATTATATTTACTTAAAATATATTACAAATAA